One genomic region from Bufo bufo chromosome 3, aBufBuf1.1, whole genome shotgun sequence encodes:
- the LOC120993613 gene encoding zinc finger BED domain-containing protein 5-like, protein MSGCILDVQVDAGNDVVRITNHPMTMDRVEKNHKIRKYSEDFLQYGFTSIITVGIEKPQCVICCEVLSAESMKPNKLKRHFDSKHPSFAGRDTNYFRSKADALKKARLDTGGRYYKQNVAAVEASYLVARRIARAMKPHTIGEDLLLPAAKDIVRVMIGDEYVTKLNAISLSNDTVRRRLDDMSADILSQVVQEIKSAPLPIFSIQLDESTDVANCSQLLVFVRYINDGDFKDEFLFCKPLETTTTARDVFDKVGLFLKEHQISWEKVCGVCTDGAPAMLGCRSGFQRLVLNKSPKVIGTHCMIHRQILATKTLPQNLQEVMKSVISCVNFVKASSLNSRLFSQLCNELDATHNALLFHTEVRWLSRGKVLKRVFDLRDELRMFFNQKAKPQFEALFSDKSELQKIAYLVDIFVILNELNLSLQGPNATCLDLSEKVRSFQMKLQLWQKKLDNNNIYMLPTLAAFFEEHGIEPDKRITMIISVKEHLHMLEDEISLYFPNLPDTPFALARSPFTVKVEDVPETAQEEFIELINNDAVRTDFSTMPVTKFWIKHLQSYPVLSETVLRLLLPFPTTYLCETGFSSLLVIKSKYRSRLVVEDDLRCALAKTAPRISDLVRRKQSQPSH, encoded by the exons atgtctggatgcatcttggacgtcCAGGTcgatgctgggaacgatgttgtccga ATAACAAATCACCCCATGACAATGGATCGTGTAGAGAAGAaccataaaataagaaaatatagtGAGGATTTTTTACAGTATGGTTTTACCTCAATAATTACAGTAGGGATTGAGAAACCACAATGTGTTATTTGTTGTGAAGTTCTATCAGCTGAATCTATGAAGCCAAACAAACTAAAACGCCATTTTGATAGCAAGCATCCGAGCTTTGCCGGCAGGGATACCAACTATTTTAGAAGCAAAGCTGATGCACTCAAAAAAGCCAGACTTGACACTGGTGGCAGGTATTACAAACAAAACGTAGCAGCCGTTGAAGCTTCATATTTGGTGGCACGTAGAATTGCCAGAGCTATGAAACCTCACACCATTGGTGAGGatttactgttgccagcggccaaAGACATTGTTCGAGTTATGATCGGAGACGAATATGTTACGAAATTGAATGCAATTTCCTTATCTAACGATACTGTTCGCAGACGATTAGATGACATGTCGGCTGATATTCTTAGTCAGGTAGTACAGGAAATTAAATCTGCTCCACTTCCAATATTTAGTATCCAGCTTGATGAATCTACAGACGTGGCAAACTGTTCCCAGTTACTGGTTTTTGTGAGGTATATTAATGATGGCGACTTTAAAGATGAGTTTCTTTTTTGCAAACCTCTGGAAACGACAACTACTGCACGTGATGTATTTGACAAAGTTGGATTATTTCTGAAAGAGCATCAGATCTCTTGGGAAAAGGTTTGTGGTGTTTGTACTGATGGTGCTCCAGCTATGCTAGGATGTCGATCTGGATTTCAACGTTTGGTACTGAATAAGTCCCCAAAAGTCATTGGAACTCACTGTATGATTCATAGGCAAATATTAGCAACGAAGACGCTGCCACAAAATTTACAGGAAGTTATGAAAAGCGTCATAAGTTGTGTCAATTTTGTAAAGGCGAGCAGTTTAAACAGTCGACTGTTTTCGCAACTGTGCAACGAGTTGGATGCGACACACAATGCTTTGTTATTTCATACTGAAGTGAGATGGTTATCAAGAGGAAAAGTTTTAAAACGTGTTTTTGATCTTCGTGATGAACTCAGAATGTTTTTTAATCAGAAGGCAAAACCACAGTTTGAGGCACTTTTCAGCGATAAAAGTGAACTGCAGAAAATAGCTTACTTGGTTGACATCTTTGTCATCTTGAATGAGTTAAATTTATCACTGCAAGGACCAAATGCAACGTGCCTTGATTTGTCTGAAAAGGTTCGATCATTCCAAATGAAACTTCAgctttggcaaaaaaaattggaTAACAATAATATTTACATGTTGCCTACCTTAGCTGCTTTCTTTGAGGAACATGGCATTGAACCAGACAAAAGAATTACAATGATAATTTCTGTGAAAGAACACTTGCATATGCTTGAAGATGAAATTTCATTGTACTTTCCAAATCTACCGGACACCCCATTTGCTCTGGCCAGAAGCCCATTCACAGTCAAAGTTGAAGATGTTCCTGAGACAGCACAAGAGGAGTTCATTGAACTTATTAACAACGATGCAGTGAGAACTGATTTCTCTACAATGCCAGTTACAAAATTCTGGATCAAGCATTTGCAGTCATATCCTGTTCTGTCTGAGACTGTGTTGCGCCTTCTTCTTCCATTTCCAACAACTTATCTATGTGAAACAGGGTTTTCCAGCTTGTTGGTTATCAAGTCTAAATACAGAAGTAGACTTGTTGTGGAAGATGATCTTCGGTGTGCTCTTGCAAAGACTGCCCCAAGAATTTCTGATCTGGTGAGAAGGAAGCAATCTCAACCTTCGCACTAA